From the Eschrichtius robustus isolate mEscRob2 chromosome 19, mEscRob2.pri, whole genome shotgun sequence genome, the window CTTCAACTTCACCACAGGCTGGTGGTCCCTACTCCAGTCACCTTCTGGGTGTGGGTGTCCTGCTCTGTCATCATCTTTAGCCTCTCTAAAGCCATCACAACAATTTCTGGGGCAACCCAGCCCAGGGCCAGCGTCCCAGCGCATTCTGGGGGACAGGCGGGCCCTCCCTGCTCTCACCTGGTCCTCCCCGAAGGCATTCTGCATCTCCGCGAAGGTGGTGGAGAATTCTCCGATGAAGTCGTGCTTCCCGCGGGAGTCATAATCCCAGACGAGGCACTGGGGACCCCGGGACCCCTCAGCCCGCCTGCCCCTCTGAGGCCCCCAGCCTGGGTGTCTCCATGCCCCTGCAGGAAGGCCGCTCCCTTCCCACCATCCCTCCCCACGTACCTCAACTCCAGGAAGGTGTGGTCTGGAGGGACTcgccctgccccagccccgccccagtCCCGCCCCCagccgccctgtcccctccccagcaCCCACCCTCCGCcagccggccccgccccgcccacttTCAGAGGCCGAAGCTCCTAACAGCTGCACAGGCTGCTCAGAGACACCTTGAAAGGCTGCCAGGTGGGGCTCAGGTCGTTCTTCACCACCTGGGGACCGGGAGGGGCGGCTCAGGAGGTCCTGCCTCAGGCTCCAGGCAGGACCCTGCGAACCCAGAGCTGCGTCTCCGAACCTCGTTCCTTCTGGAGCCACCTTCCTAACCCCCCACATTACTGGACCACCTGGActtctttttccttaaatagCCTTTTTTTACTCAAATTAATTTATCTCAAAAAGAAACGCCTTCCCACTGGTGTAACTGAAATCTTGTTTTACGGGCAGGTAGTGACAACAAATCCGGATTCTTCATTCTAGGACAGAAGCTGCATGCCCACCTGGCCACTCTCTGTTCAAAGGGGGATGGCGGTTTTGGAGGTCAAGACCCTACAGCCATGGGGGGCCAGGGAGATGAGGGAGGGCCGGGGCTGCTCCTTCCCCTGTCCTTTCGTGCTGTCCCTGGGTGCTGGCCAGGGACCCCTCACCTCCGTCCTGTACGCCAGCAGCTCACGCTGATCATCGTGGATCCGGTACAGCTCCAGGAAGGGGTCCGGCTCGCTGAAGAGGTCCTGCAGGGGAGCAGAGGGTGTGCTTGGCAAGCGGTGGGGTCCAGGCTCCGCCACTTGCTGGctgtgagggcagagccctcccGAAGAGCAACGCCCTCCCCTCTGGAGCGTCCCTGGCTCCCCCGCGTCCagctcccaccctgccccccacctgccccaccccCGCTTCAGTCTCCATCCAGGGGAGGCAGCAGGCAACGCCAGGTCAGacccctgctctgtgcccctACCCCATGTGAGGAGCCAGCAGGACCAGAACCGAGTTCAGATCCAATTCCTTCACTGTCTGGACGGGGACCTCCCTGAGTGCCCGGCATAGGGAGCTGAGGATGAGCTGACGGCAGCAACACGTACAGGACCCTGACAGCAGCACAACCGCCTGGACGGGCAGCCCCACCCACGGCTCTGAGTGCGTCCCACTCCTCAGCCACCTGTCTCCCTGCGGACACAGTGTAGCTCTGTCTACACCTCCTGACAGGAGGGAAAGCTGGGCCCCAGGGGGGCGCCCCTCACCTTGTCATCCAGCTTCCTGGCATGGAGAGCTCCACATGGCCGTTGTTCCCAGAGATGTCCCCGGCTATCACCCGGGCAGAGGGAGAGCGCCAATGCTCCAGGCTGGGCAGGAGGGGCCTgaccccacccttccctgcccggCTGCAGTCCAGCCTCGGGCAGGCGTCTGGACGCCCCGGCCTCAGCGAGGAAGGGGCGCGGGCCTGCAGGGGGCGGGGCTGGTGGAAGGCGGGGCCTCACCGTGATAGGGGACTTGCCGGCGTTCCTGCTGAACTTCAGCAACAGTGCTCGGGTCACCTTCTTCTGGGCCACGATCTGGAAGTCAGAGTCTCAGGGAGGGGTCCGCACCTGCTCCCCTGAGGACCCTAACCCCGCCCTGggtctccctgcctcctccccaaCGCCCCCACTCACCCTCGGTGGCCTGGTTCCCCAAACCTACCACCCAGGGCACCACGCCCTCGGCGCCTGGCAGCGGCCAGCCCGTGGCCCTCTCTCGCTCCACCAGGCCCTCAGCTCAGCGCACCTCAccgcctcctgggccctcccaccGCCCACGCATCAGGTGAGGAATGGGAGGCTCTGGGAGACCGCCCAGAGTCATGTTGGTGAGCGCGTGTGTACGACCTGCAGCAGAAGCCATGCCCTGGGAACCCATCACCCTCCATGGATCAGGCCAAGGACAGCGCAGCCCCTACCACAGCCCAAGGCCAGCGAGCGAGCGGCCATGGGGGTTCCCAGCCTCATCCAGGACCCCCGGGCTGCTCCCTCCCTGGGGTCtcagccccctgcccagggctccccCTCCCTCACCAGGCCCCCCGGGGCTGCATTCCCCATTGGGCTATGAGCCCCTGACTGGGCTAAGAGTTGACCCGGGAATGCTGTGTGCAGCCAGCAACACCGGCTCACCAGGGGCAGCTCTCAGAGTGGTCTGCAAACAAGATAGAGGACGACCACCCTCGTGGCTGCTGGTGGACCAGGGACTTTGTATGTGTGGGGACTCCCCCCCTTCCACTGGCCAGCGAAGACAGTCCTCAGCTATGGCCGTGGTGGGTGATGGCACTGCTGACCCTCTTCACCCTGCTCCACACAGGCTCCTGTCCGACGAGCTGAGACAGAAGGGACAGaggaccgccccccacccccaacaggaTGTGCCTGGCTAACAGCTCCGAGCACACAGGAACACCCTGTGCAGAAGAGAAACCCATCCCAGGTGGGGGAAGCAGAGGCCAAAAAGGGCCACGTGCCAGGCCCCCCAGATTCTCCCATTTGAAGACTCACTTCTGGGCTCTCCTATTAGGAGTAATAGGATAGTTGGTTTAGCTGGTTTGACAAGTGACCATGCTTCCTGTGAGCTCCTCAGCTCCCACGGAGGTGGCCTTGTCACGGTCCCCGTTTCCCAGATGAGGAAGAAGAGGTTCAAGCAGAGGTCAGGGACTTGCTCAAGGGCGCACCACTGGAATCTGAAGCCAGGGTCCTAGCCTTTGGCCACTGACTGTAGCGCCCCTGATGACCCCACAGACCTGGCAGTTCTGGGGGGTCCTTTCCATAAACTAAAGTTTACGTGTATGTCCAGATGTGTCCATACACGTATCTGTGTGTGTCCGTGGATCTGCACCCACGTGTGCATGCATGTCTGTCCGTGCCTGCATGCCAATACACGTGTGCCCGTGCATGTGTGTCCCTGTGTGTTGTCATCTTCCATGCTCGTGAGGGCAGGTAAGAGGCCCACACTGGGTAGAACTCTTCCCTGTTGCTTTCACGTGGGGCTGTGCCCTGCCTAAATCTTGGTCCTCTTATCTGATGGAAGGCTCTACCCTGCCGGCTCCGACCCAGGCAGCAATGGGGATGAGTCACACAGGCTTCACGTTGGGTAAAAGGAGTCGGACacaaatgagaacatactgtgtgattcatGGACATGAAAttctaaaacaggcaaaactattgGGGAAGGGGATTGAGAGGAGCAGGGGACCTGCTGGATGACAAAAATGTCCTGTGTGATCTGGGTGATGGTCAGGTGTATACAATTGTCTAAGCCCATCAATCCCAACCCTCAAGGTCTACACatcttactgtatgtaaattacacctcaataaaaaagaagcacCCCCAGAGCACTCACGAGAATCTAATGTGTGACACATCGAGTGTttggcccagagcctgtgctaaGCAGTCTGGCTGGTGGCTGGTGGCTGGTGGCTGGTGGCAAGAGCTCCCGTTACACTGACAATGGTAGAGCTAATCGGGAATGACCTCACCAGAGGATGCAGTGTCCCTCAGGTGGCAGCTGGACCTCAGACCGGTCACTGCCATGGGGAGAGACAAGGGAAGGGCTCCCTTATGTCAtggaagtgaaaaaaagcaagctgcagaACAGTATATGccgtttgtgtttttaaaagtgttatctagagaaaAAACTATGTTCCTTTGCTCTGTTAAGAATAAATCTCTCCAGAAGGATGTAACGAACCTGGGGACAGGGCACGAGGGAGATATGGTCCAGGGTGTACCTGTTATACTTTCTGAATTTAGGTCCATATGAATGTATTACCCAgttcaaaataacattttttttaactcaaaaaaattttttaaggaactatggagtcagacagaccacGTGGTACACAGTCTGTGTGTAATCACCCTGTCCCCAGGCCACCACTGCCATCGCACCGGCCCTCAGGACCAGCTGAGGTGTCCATgctgccctcctccctctccctcccaaggGGACGGGCGCCCACCTGCCCCAAGGTGTACTCCATGCCCCCCAGGAGGTCATCATCCTGGTAGCTGAGGCTGCTGGGCCCATGGGTGTCGTAGACCTCAAAGCACAGCTTCTGCACCTCCTCAAAGTAGTACTCCAGTGTGAAGACCTTGGAGAAGACCAGATGCAGGCTGCTCCGGACCACCTCGGTTCTGTCCACCTGCAAGCAGCCCTGGGTGAGCAGACccccagggtgggggtgggatctGTCCACCTGAGCACTCCCCGAGGCCCTGCGCCCCGGCTCTAGCCCTCAGAGCCCCCTCTCCCACCCATCTGCCCTCGGGTGGTCCTGGAGGACTTGCTTCCAAGCCCTGCTGTAGGAAGACaacccctccccctcaccccgcCCACCACCTGCTGCTGAGGCCTCTGGACGCCCCAGGGGGTCATTACCCAGGGCACCTTCTTCCCTGAGACAAAGGCAGTCCTCTGGCCCCCCGAGGGCCTTCTCATCCCCACATGGCCTGTTCCATCCCCACACCACAGACAGGCAGGCAGGcttggagaggggagggggtgtcCAAGGGCCTTTGTGAGGTCACTCACTCAGCAGGGGGATTCCACCTGGACCCCCGTCTCCACCCAGAACCCAGTACTCTTACCTCCCTTGACCCTCCAGGCCCCCCGTGTCTCCGCAGCTTTGTTGCACCAACCCCTCCCCTCTCAAGTTGGCAGGGCCATCCGAACCCCTGTGAAGTCATAGTCAGGACAcctgcccagggccagatggaACAAGGGACACTGTCCAAGTCTGGCTATCCCCCTCCTGGGTTCCCCTGACCAGGAGCCACTCTGCACAGGGCTGGCCCTGGGCACCCAATACTGCTGCTCCCAGGATGGTAGCCTGCTTTCCTGGGGGAGTGAAATCTTTCATAACCCAACCTCAGCCCACCATCCTTCACCTCTGTTCCATTCAAGCAGAAGCAAGCTGCTGGGTCCAGCCCACACTTCAGGGACAGCACAGACAAGGACACAAAGGTGGGACCTTGGGCCAGGGCAGGAGGGGAAGACCACGAGGACAGCTGCCCAAAGTCCCCAAAGGGGTGATGGCAGTGCAGCCAGGGAGGCAGGTGGCAGCAGTGTCCACCGGGTGGGCCGTCCAGCTGAGGGAGGCCTGGTTTTCCTCGTGCCTGGCTCATCTGGGGGCTCTGAGGATACCCTTGGTAGGAGCCGCCTTGATGgcgctcccagcccctcccccctcagtcccttTCAACAGTGACCCAGCTTTACCTCCTCTGCTGGAAGCACCATCCTTCCTGGGGAAATTTTCAAAAGGGCAGGAACTAACCACGCACTGTTTCATCTGTTCGTCCCCCAGCACTGTGCAACTGGGGCTTTCAAAGGAGGGGAGCCCAGCTGAGGCACCACAGTTGGAGGGTGGGAACCAAGGCCTAACACACACCTTTCCCACTGCTCCTCAGGTCCTCAGCCTCCCCAGATGTAACCCCCGAGAAAGCTCTGAGCTGTTCCCAGGAGGGTGGGCCCAGAGGTGAATCTGGAAGGCCAGCCCTCTCTTCCTGGGCTGCAGGCCTTCACCAGGCCCTGGACCATGGTCCTCCTGTTGAGCAGTCCTCACTGCTACCCAAGGCTGACACGCACCCAACACGCTACAGTGAGAGCCAGAGGTCTTTCAGAAAGCAATCTCCACAAAGGTAAGATAGTTTGTTTTGGTTACTGCCATGTCCCTGcagcctgggactgtgtctggcacacagcagatactcaataaatacttgaacgAGTGCCCGTTCTCTCATCCATCTGTTCTTAGACAATTCCCCGCACATCACTTTCCACCTTCCCTGGCCCACCCACACCTGCTCCATCACCAGCTTCCACCGTCCAGGTCCCCAGGATGGTCCATGCCAGGCAGGTCAGAGGTGGGTCGGCTCATTCAGTTTCCTCTGGTCTAGTTCTAAGCAACTGAGAACTGATTCTAGCTGAGAGAGCAAAAAAGAACAAGGACACTGGGAAATTCCTGGAATTGGGCATGAACTGCTCTGGACAGAGGCCAGGGTTAGGGAAGGGAGGCCGttgcctctcctctcctctggacCTTTTGTGATGCAAAGACCATATTTCTCTCCTGTAACATCCAGAAAacatacaaggaaaaaaatggcaaGTGCAACCACCTATGCGagacatcaagaaaaaaggattGTTCGCCCTTCGCACAGCTGCCCCTTAGTCTACTCTTTGGCTTGACCTAAGTTGAGTAAAGtagaaaaaaaccctaaataacCTAAAATGACTATAGTTTCCCTGTAAACTACAACAACTTGAATCAACTGGGAATtagattttcaattttttaaaaaaatatcacaatTATCTACATTTCAACAAAGCAACTACAGGATACAGAATCAAATTAAAATTCATCCTGGAGGGGTGACACTCCCATGGGTTAAAATGCAAAGATGCATACCTTccctccaaaataaaaaataccacgtaacttaaaaataaagaaggaaaaacacagcctgggaatattaaacaaaaattatttgtaaCTGCCCAGACCAACGCTAGTCTCCTACAAATGCCCCAGCACCCACTGGTGGCCACTGCAGGCACTGGGGGTGACACCAGCACACGTACTTTGGTTATCTGTCCAGGAGATGCACCTACAACCCACAAACAGTTCTGCCCAGGTGGACACTAGCACAGTGGACCCCGGCCCTGCACACCCACCCAGAGGCCTctctgccccccaccctgtgAGCACCTCAGCCGGGGCTCCAGCAGACGGGCAGCTACCTTGCCCTCGGGTAGCTTCTTAACTCCTTGCCAGGTCTCTGAGCACAAAGCAAATGGAACCAGTGTCTCCAGGCTGTCCAGAGGCAGCCCCCCATGTGCCCTCTCTCACAGATGGTTCATCAGGCTCCAACCCCCAGGCCTCCACGCCAGCTGACCTTTCTGTGGGTCATGACTTCCCAACATACAAAGTGAGCATGGACGTCAAATCAGCACCTTATAAACTGCTAGTTTTAGAGATGAGAATAGTGGTTTAATAGTCCTGCAAATTACCTGAGGTAGTTGGTACCGAATGCACAGCACCTGCAGGACTGGAGGGTTCCGACAAGAAAACTCACTAAGCACAAGCCTCCCAGACCCCGAACCTGCTTCCCTCAGAGCAGGCCTGCTGTGACGAGGGACAAGAACGTGCTCCAGGTTCCCCTCAAGGAGAAAGCTCCCCAGGCCCCAGTTCCTTACACAACGAAGGTCACGTGGACACTGCAGGTTTATCACAAGTTGCCAAgagcactttattttttcttttcaacatcCTGTTCTGCAGCTTCCTTGGCCCTTTTTGCCCGGATGCCAAAGAGCCGGGCGTTGGCACGGGCCATGCGGAGACTGGCGAACGCCTTGAagttcttctcttcctctgtgaTGACTCTGGCTTTCTCCTTCTTGTAGACCTGGAACGGAGCACAGGCCCAGAAGCAGCTGTCAGCAAACTGAGAGGACTTGGAGGGGTATCTGCCCACCCAAGAAAGGCTACATGGAGGCCACCAAAAGGCTATACCACTCCCCTGTGGATTTAAAACAACCCCAAGTCATGTGACGGGTGGGCGGGGCACTGTGCTTGGACAGGACCTGGAGAAGGGGAGGCTCAGGCCCACGCCCCACTCGCAGGAGCCTCAAGGGCCTGGTCAATTGCCACTCAGGTTACAGGATCACCAAACATGCCGAGAGTTGCTTACAGCCTGGCCTTTCCAAATAGCGAAAAGGGAAAAAGGACCCAACAGAGGGAGTGGTGACAAGTGAGAGTGCACAAAGCTTCCCTCGAGGAGTCCATCTGTTAAGACGCAGGAGGCTCTCCCCAGGGTGGAAGGAAGGTCTTTTCCACAAA encodes:
- the CPNE7 gene encoding LOW QUALITY PROTEIN: copine-7 (The sequence of the model RefSeq protein was modified relative to this genomic sequence to represent the inferred CDS: inserted 2 bases in 2 codons; substituted 2 bases at 2 genomic stop codons); protein product: MSQARGKPGLPQLDGPPGGHCCHLPPWLHCHHPFGDFGQLSSWSSPPALAQGPTFVSLSVLSLKCGLDPAACFCLNGTEVKDGKKVPWVMTPWGVQRPQQQVVGGVDRTEVVRSSLHLVFSKVFTLEYYFEEVQKLCFEVYDTHGPSSLSYQDDDLLGGMEYTLGQIVAQKKVTRALLLKFSRNAGKSPITHWRSPSARVIAGDISGNNGHVELSXARKLDDKDLFSEPDPFLELYRIHDDQRELLAYRTEVVKNDLSPTWQPFKVSLSSLCSCXELRPLKCLVWDYDSRGKHDFIGEFSTTFAEMQNAFGEDQAQWDYVSLKYTQKKHSSKNSGVVILADLKVYRVYSFRDYIMGGCQIHFTVAVDFTASTGDPRNSCSLHYINPFQPHEYXQALAAVGETCQDYDSDRRLSALGFXAWIPPKYEVGEPGSQDPWLLPLLLGTSYHVTGGGQVAGTACRPEGLGGDAAALQGPCDPSPLCPQQYYILLILTDGVVANTADTREAIMRASHLPVSIIVGMGNADFTNMQALDGDDGVLRSPRGEPALCDILQFVPFWELKSVSPAALAKSVLAEALRQLVEYYSHKECL